The following proteins come from a genomic window of Macrobrachium nipponense isolate FS-2020 chromosome 18, ASM1510439v2, whole genome shotgun sequence:
- the LOC135197199 gene encoding myb-like protein A yields the protein MASYAITGHSPSGMLQFNLDSADAFDRFHNDFVVSSRPQDFSSVNPDNTKINVDIVKQLPSTRLLNENFQNGKKPFNSESAPVVNNHLMPVLSRGNISLVEKRSIKEKSSRAAGKYKTLERKYRRITRPKRDYCPSTSTPESTAFTFASFIILVVQGIVNVINVINNNNNNNNNNNNNNNNNNNNNNENNNNVMIVNNQENNAQMMGGKRALRHKRGVGRGKQLEDKDFPKPVDSLSGFLISSFFSSNDRMKKKTQMSPVNKSTDPISYALTKNKTCSCISKHNNIAKCSLLKICELITSNARHHNDDFASNLLQLQYNILKGKILHRSPHCHTITG from the exons ATGGCCTCATATGCCATCACAGGACACTCTCCTAGTGGGATGCTGCAGTTTAATCTTGATAGTGCAGATGCATTTGATAGATTTCACAATGACTTTGTAGTATCTAGTAGACCACAAGATTTTAGTTCTGTTAATCCtgataatactaaaataaatgtTGACATAGTGAAACAGTTACCCAGTACCAGGCTTCTCAATGAAAACTTTCAAAATGGAAAGAAACCATTCAACAGTGAATCTGCTCCTGTAGTGAATAATCACCTCATGCCAGTTCTCAGCAGAGGGAATATCAGCTTGGTAGAAAAGAGGAGCATAAAGGAGAAGAGCAGTAGAGCTGcaggaaaatataaaacattagaaagaaagtacagaagaatTACCCGTCCTAAGCGAGACTATTGTCCATCAACATCCACCCCAGAATCGACGGCCTTCACTTTTGCTTCGTTCATCATTCTCGTCGTTCAGGGAATTGTCAATGTCATCAATGtgattaataacaacaacaacaataataataataacaacaacaacaacaataataataacaataacaacaatgagAACAACAACAATGTGATGATTGTCAACAACCAAGAAAATAATGCCCAGATGATGGGAGGTAAAAGGGCTCTAAGGCACAAAAGAGGAGTTGGTCGAGGTAAACAACTTGAAGATAAAGACTTCCCCAAGCCAGTGGATTCATTATCAGGTTTTCTCATAAGCAGTTTTTTTAGTAGCAATgacagaatgaagaaaaaaactcaGATGAGCCCTGTAAATAAAAGTACTGATCCTATTAGTTATGCACTGACCAAAAATAAAACATGCAGTTGCATCTCTAAGCATAATAACATTGCAAAATGCAGTCTGTTAAAAATCTGTGAACTAATTACTTCAAACGCTCGTCACCATAATGATGATTTTGCCTCAAATCTTTTACA attacaatataatattcTTAAAGGTAAGATTCTACACAGAAGTCCCCACTGCCATACCATTACTGGTTAA
- the LOC135197188 gene encoding uncharacterized protein LOC135197188, translating into MIMMPILSYGYQLNDCLVGILGAICFMMSNIIMATAPMGWVMYVEAECKEKWHQLRSNFMREMRKIRDKPLGSPTAKTRRWVFYDAMEFLIPHVTPRGATSSNAPTPPEEDASSEVYDAPDNTSTSALQDAPDDASVQETKFFITDAIKKRPNDNGGETDPEFSGQLKKMREQAASRTLDIDPDRQFLLSLLPLMKQLSPRDSIDVRIEILEAFRRKLFKPAPHTPSSSHASDRTSEH; encoded by the exons ATGATTATGATGCCCATTCTGAGCTACGGTTACCAACTGAACGACTGCCTGGTGGGGATCTTGGGAGCCATCTGTTTCATGATGTCCAACATCATCATGGCCACAGCGCCCATGGGCTGGGTTATGTATGTAG aagCCGAATGCAAGGAAAAATGGCACCAGCTGAGGAGCAACTTCATGAGAGAAATGAGAAAGATCAGGGACAAACCACTCGGGTCACCAACCGCCAAAACCAGGAGGTGGGTCTTCTACGACGCCATGGAATTCCTCATCCCCCACGTGACCCCGCGAGGAGCAACATCTTCAAATGCCCCGACGCCCCCTGAGGAGGACGCGAGTTCCGAAGTGTACGACGCCCCTGACAACACTTCAACCTCCGCACTCCAGGACGCGCCCGACGACGCATCTGTTCAAGAAACGAAATTCTTTATCACAGACGCCATCAAAAAACGTCCCAACGATAATGGAGGTGAAACTGATCCGGAGTTCTCAGGGCAACTGAAGAAGATGCGGGAACAAGCGGCTTCTAGAACTCTAGACATTGACCCAGACCGCCAGTTTCTGTTGAGTCTGCTGCCTCTAATGAAACAACTGTCGCCCCGTGACAGTATAGACGTCAGGATAGAAATACTCGAAGCCTTTCGTAGGAAGCTCTTCAAACCAGCCCCACATACACCGTCATCATCACATGCTAGCGATAGAACCTCTGAGCACTag
- the LOC135197189 gene encoding probable serine/threonine-protein kinase DDB_G0282963 translates to MLDRVYGLRSTPCLSSNFSADWKMRVALVTNLVVLFCLSKPVAGSAIRPKGGLLNVTQPEVRSPKTQKWFELEPPPRQRFVRSKNDACPPSQPDPAASIFNFLSSTVLVTNVAVNMIVSINTYNNNNNNNDNNNNNNDNNFNSNSLMFTSMNTNMNTAMLPGKRKRRSRTTTNAECSCESETPDMVEFRTGRESTGPDSPALEMRQAEAYQNDMRVPETSTDVVNDVSSVSGSSRGEVQGISAVPEIFIDAVSDMYSVSGSSRDGVTGISSLPEISIDTENTMASVPGNSINPENQVPNILERTPSNSTEMSNNPSWNHSEWNVLNWNIMECVSWFICQRLKSKQESSVAAWIMENMTVSILEMEIASFLNNKQIALLRRAIFKGRYSTSCDHLWKKCHSLM, encoded by the exons ATGTTGGATCGAGTGTACGGACTTCGGTCTACTCCCTGCCTAAGTTCAAATTTCAGTGCTGATTG GAAGATGCGCGTGGCATTGGTCACCAATCTGGTCGTCTTGTTTTGTCTTTCGAAACCTGTAGCCGGCAGTGCGATCAGGCCAAAAGGCGGCCTTTTGAATGTAACCCAACCTGAGGTCAGATCTCCAAAGACTCAGAAATGGTTCGAACTCGAGCCTCCTCCTCGTCAGCGCTTCGTCAGGAGCAAAAACGACGCCTGTCCCCCGTCCCAGCCGGACCCAGCCGCCTCCATCTTCAACTTCCTGAGCAGCACCGTCTTGGTAACAAACGTGGCCGTCAACATGATCGTCAGCATCAACAcctacaacaacaataacaacaacaatgacaataataacaacaacaacgacaacaacttCAATAGCAACTCGCTCATGTTCACGAGCATGAACACTAATATGAACACGGCGATGCTGccgggaaagagaaaaagaagaagtagaacCACAACAAACGCCGAGTGCAGCTGTGAAAGTGAGACCCCAGATATGGTCGAATTTAGAACCGGAAGAGAATCTACAGGTCCAGATTCTCCCGCTCTGGAGATGAGGCAGGCAGAGGCTTATCAAAATGATATGcgtgtgccagagacttccactGACGTAGTGAATGATGTGTCCAGCGTTTCAGGGAGTTCCAGAGGCGAAGTGCAAGGAATTTCTGCCGTTCCAGAGATTTTCATAGATGCTGTGAGTGACATGTACAGTGTTTCAGGTAGTTCCAGAGACGGAGTGACAGGAATATCTAGCCTTCCAGAGATTTCCATAGACACAGAAAACACAATGGCTAGTGTTCCAGGTAATTCAATAAACCCAGAGAACCAAGTTCCCAATATACTGGAGAGGACACCTTCAAATTCGACAGAGATGAGCAACAACCCATCTTGGAATCATTCAGAATGGAATGTACTCAACTGGAACATCATGGAATGCGTGTCTTGGTTTATCTGCCAAAGGCTTAAGAGCAAGCAAGAGTCTTCAGTAGCCGCATGGATTATGGAAAATATGACCGTCTCCATACTGGAAATGGAAATTGCCTCTTtcctaaacaataaacaaattgcTCTTCTCAGAAGAGCCATTTTTAAAGGAAGATATTCTACCAGCTGTGATCATCTCTGGAAGAAATGCCACTCTTTGATGTGA